Proteins encoded together in one candidate division WOR-3 bacterium window:
- a CDS encoding 2-oxoacid:acceptor oxidoreductase family protein, with protein MSEVLEIRWHGRGGQGAKTAALLFGEAALDTGKFIQAFPEYGPERMGAPVTAFNRLADKPIYSHSGIKTPDIVVVLDSSLIEPARVIDGLKDNGILLVNTTESPEELRKRLSLPATVKVYTVDASRIALETIGRDVPNTPMLGALVRVTGVLQLEPMLEAIKEKLSVKFRGQSKLVEDNLKSIRRAFDEVKGLA; from the coding sequence ATGAGTGAAGTTCTTGAAATTCGTTGGCACGGTCGTGGTGGTCAAGGAGCCAAGACTGCAGCGTTGTTATTTGGCGAAGCGGCACTGGACACCGGGAAGTTCATTCAGGCGTTTCCGGAGTATGGTCCAGAACGGATGGGAGCACCCGTGACCGCTTTTAACCGGCTGGCTGATAAGCCGATTTACTCCCATTCCGGGATAAAAACCCCGGACATCGTTGTGGTCCTGGACTCTTCATTGATTGAACCTGCCCGGGTCATTGACGGTTTGAAAGATAACGGGATTCTTCTGGTCAATACCACCGAGAGTCCTGAGGAGTTGCGCAAGAGGTTATCTTTGCCCGCAACAGTTAAGGTGTATACAGTTGATGCGTCGAGAATTGCGCTGGAGACAATAGGACGTGATGTACCCAACACACCGATGCTGGGCGCACTGGTTCGGGTTACCGGCGTGCTCCAGCTGGAGCCGATGCTTGAGGCGATAAAAGAAAAACTATCGGTAAAGTTTCGGGGCCAGTCAAAACTGGTTGAGGACAATTTGAAAAGTATCCGGCGCGCTTTTGATGAGGTAAAGGGGCTGGCTTAA
- a CDS encoding MotA/TolQ/ExbB proton channel family protein, producing the protein MPAGGFWGPFVSAGPFALGIILILFVLSVVSWAIFFRKLRQYRQATVQTRGFLNVFGYRRGLKDYQELTKMFPASPLAALLNAAVKEWQVLKEQFGAGVGADVLGQLVPNISEAMERAGSKETDRLESSLSFLAITTMVAPFLGLLGTVQGVLRTFLSLRGAQMPTLQLIAPGISDALVTTVMGLLVAIPAALFYNYFVGRVRALQSEMERFVSEMTGVFRREVIAAQLNNRQEDK; encoded by the coding sequence ATGCCCGCAGGCGGCTTTTGGGGTCCCTTTGTCTCAGCCGGACCGTTTGCGCTGGGAATCATTCTCATTCTTTTTGTACTGTCGGTGGTAAGCTGGGCGATATTCTTCCGGAAGTTGCGGCAATATCGGCAGGCTACGGTTCAAACAAGGGGTTTCTTAAATGTGTTTGGATACCGCCGGGGGCTGAAGGATTATCAGGAACTGACAAAGATGTTTCCGGCTTCGCCCCTTGCCGCCCTGTTGAACGCTGCAGTCAAAGAGTGGCAGGTGCTGAAAGAACAGTTCGGCGCCGGTGTTGGGGCTGATGTCCTGGGCCAACTGGTTCCCAACATTTCTGAGGCGATGGAGCGGGCTGGTTCAAAGGAAACCGACCGGCTGGAGTCTTCGCTCTCGTTTCTGGCAATCACCACAATGGTTGCGCCTTTTCTCGGGCTTTTAGGCACGGTGCAGGGGGTTTTGCGGACATTTCTCTCATTGCGCGGGGCGCAGATGCCAACCTTGCAGTTGATCGCGCCCGGGATTTCTGATGCCCTGGTGACAACGGTGATGGGGCTTCTGGTGGCGATTCCAGCCGCTTTGTTTTACAACTACTTTGTCGGGCGGGTACGGGCCTTGCAGTCCGAGATGGAGCGGTTTGTTTCGGAGATGACCGGTGTTTTCCGTCGCGAGGTGATAGCCGCTCAGTTAAACAACCGGCAGGAAGATAAATGA
- a CDS encoding TonB C-terminal domain-containing protein, with product MKRELLLSFTGHILVLFGVAVATRIRPGQKEVTRPAVITVEILRSGTREKSEVKEPSTHLVQQAPQPVPMKKPEKKPEPKSQTKKGDDVVRNQGLGARVEGATVLGYNYYLQQMLERIGQNWEDPAYARTKRVKATVFFVIERDGRLTDVKLERSSGDGLFDESCVRAVVVTGKLPPLPDEFTTPRLKIHLEFEK from the coding sequence ATGAAGCGGGAGCTGTTGCTGTCGTTCACGGGCCATATCTTGGTGCTGTTCGGCGTTGCGGTTGCGACCCGGATTAGACCAGGGCAAAAAGAGGTTACCCGTCCGGCGGTGATTACGGTAGAGATTCTTCGTTCTGGTACCAGAGAGAAGAGCGAAGTAAAGGAGCCATCGACCCATCTAGTACAACAGGCGCCCCAGCCAGTACCTATGAAAAAGCCGGAAAAGAAGCCGGAACCGAAAAGTCAGACGAAGAAGGGAGATGATGTTGTGCGGAACCAGGGTCTTGGTGCCCGGGTTGAGGGTGCTACGGTTCTTGGATATAATTACTATTTGCAGCAGATGCTGGAGCGCATCGGGCAAAACTGGGAGGACCCGGCTTATGCCCGTACAAAAAGGGTGAAGGCAACGGTATTTTTTGTGATTGAGCGGGATGGCCGGTTAACTGATGTGAAACTGGAGCGGTCTTCAGGCGACGGGCTTTTTGACGAGTCCTGTGTGCGGGCGGTGGTCGTTACCGGTAAATTACCGCCTTTACCAGATGAGTTCACAACCCCGCGATTGAAGATTCACCTTGAGTTTGAGAAGTAA
- a CDS encoding M48 family metalloprotease — MGATRQGRRENLYNLISRNKLGTAFFILIFSLLLGFVGFLLGYFFNWGIEYYILFGLFIVVYNLVFYFNSDKVALAVNRARPASPEEFYLLHNVVEEVALAAGIPKPRVYVIDDDAPNAFATGRNPKHAAVAVTRGLLQMMDREELQGVIAHEVAHIRNYDILLMTVAAIIGGLIILFRDIFLRWSFFASGSRRRDSRSRGGGQSGVILLLIGLVLTIVAPILVALIRAAISRQREFLADASGAYIVRNPIGLARALRKIGLWSGRLTTASEATAHMFTANPLGKDRGEQVSLFASHPPLSERIRRLEALTFD; from the coding sequence ATGGGCGCAACAAGGCAAGGGCGGCGGGAAAACCTGTATAATTTAATCAGCAGGAATAAGTTAGGCACCGCCTTCTTTATCCTGATCTTTTCCCTCCTGTTAGGGTTTGTCGGTTTTCTTTTGGGTTATTTCTTCAACTGGGGGATAGAGTACTATATCCTGTTCGGCTTGTTTATCGTAGTTTACAATCTGGTGTTTTACTTTAACTCAGACAAAGTGGCGCTGGCGGTTAATCGGGCGCGACCGGCATCCCCGGAGGAGTTTTATCTTTTGCACAATGTTGTTGAGGAGGTGGCACTGGCGGCCGGAATTCCGAAGCCCCGGGTGTATGTGATTGATGACGATGCGCCAAACGCCTTTGCCACCGGACGAAACCCCAAGCATGCTGCAGTGGCGGTAACCCGTGGGTTGCTGCAGATGATGGACCGTGAGGAGTTGCAGGGTGTTATCGCCCATGAAGTCGCCCATATCCGCAACTATGACATCCTTTTGATGACGGTGGCGGCAATCATCGGCGGGCTAATAATTCTGTTCCGGGACATTTTTTTACGCTGGAGTTTTTTCGCAAGTGGCAGCCGGCGCCGGGATTCGCGTTCCCGGGGTGGAGGTCAGAGCGGAGTGATACTGTTACTCATAGGACTGGTACTGACGATTGTGGCGCCAATTCTTGTGGCGCTGATCCGGGCGGCGATTTCACGGCAGCGGGAGTTTCTTGCCGACGCTTCGGGTGCCTATATTGTGCGCAATCCAATCGGTCTGGCGCGGGCGTTACGGAAGATTGGTTTGTGGTCAGGGAGGTTAACCACCGCATCAGAAGCCACCGCCCATATGTTCACAGCCAATCCCCTGGGCAAGGACAGGGGTGAACAGGTCAGTCTTTTTGCCTCCCACCCACCGCTCAGTGAGCGGATAAGAAGGCTGGAGGCGTTGACATTTGATTAA
- a CDS encoding 4Fe-4S binding protein, with product MAKLKGWRELPCGAIITDMAAVKENKTGAWRSKRPVWDKEKCKQCLMCWIYCPDSSIMVKEGKVIGINYEYCKGCGNCASICPAKAITMEKERK from the coding sequence ATGGCGAAACTTAAAGGATGGCGCGAGTTGCCCTGCGGTGCAATAATTACCGATATGGCAGCGGTAAAGGAAAATAAAACCGGTGCCTGGCGCAGTAAGCGACCGGTATGGGATAAGGAGAAGTGTAAACAGTGTCTGATGTGCTGGATATACTGCCCGGACAGTTCAATTATGGTTAAAGAGGGCAAGGTGATTGGGATTAACTACGAATATTGTAAAGGGTGTGGAAACTGCGCCAGTATATGTCCGGCAAAGGCAATTACAATGGAAAAGGAGCGAAAATGA
- the dnaE gene encoding DNA polymerase III subunit alpha, which translates to MRGQESKADFVHLHNHSEFSLLDGASRIDEMVQLAKEMGMEAVALTDHGAMFGAIKFYQAAQRAGVKPIIGAEVYIAPRDRREKEHNIEVPEASFHLTLLCANETGYRNLVKLVSLGYLEGFYYKPRIDKELLTRYHSGLIALSGCLKGEVNWYLLRQDSESAMSAAARYQEIFGRENFYLEVMRTGLPEQEQLIPDIVELSRALDIPIVATNDCHYLKPEDARAQDVLVCLQTNKRLKDKERLRLPGSGFYFRSATEMQELFQDLPEAVLNTRAVAEKCECYLDLEHRQFHLPAFKPPAEFEDEFRYLVHLVNKGVRQRYRSLNPSIEERLKYELDVIHRMGFAGYFLIVHDIVQFAKNKGIRVGPGRGSAGGSLVLYCLGVTEIDPLKYGLLFERFLNTERITLPDVDIDFADSRRQEVIDYIRGRYGEDSVTQIITFGTLGSRAVIRDVGRVLDIPISEVDPIAKQIPQGSELAAALKQVPELQFLIRSKPEYQTMWEIALKLEGLSRHASVHASAVVITPRPLLELIPLYKVPGGETCTQYDMYTLDDIGILKMDILGLRTLTVIDEAEKLIQQHTPQFRIEDLDFSDRRSYELLQRGETVGLFQLESAGMRDLCKRTQPEKLEHIIDLIALFRPGPMNLIPEYIERKKDPTKIKYDHPLLEPFCRDTFGIIIYQEQVMQAAQALAGYTLGQADILRRAMGKKKPAEMAAQRATFIAGCEKQTGLSRERAAAIFDLLEKFAGYGFNKSHAAGYACLSYITAYLKANYPKEFIAAALTSELGDSDKLAKFINEARRMGIKVLSPDVNQSAAKFTIEKDAVRYGLAGVKNVGIGAAELIVEERQKNGPYQNLLDFLVRTRGKVNRKAVESLIKAGAFDAFNPDRTQLLTELEPLLTKAASEKLLFYDRQFQLFGSETDEPSAPPVTEKITPRTVIINYEKEAFGFYFSSHPLERYRLEYNALALTPIAELENLEEGTSVAIGGIITARKVRKDRRERDYFILTLEDFNSSVEVMAFSNVIETCREALVPDNIVIVQGKVKTRAAGDASGTSGIPQLWADTVYNFDRALQFIKKVVLELLETELDDSLVTKIRETLSAFPGEVPVVISLTKPDNEKRRLLLKKYPVRLEPNLIAELSNLVGPDRVQLLGSLPQLETRGYPRAGQRRTQTR; encoded by the coding sequence ATGCGCGGACAAGAGTCAAAAGCCGATTTCGTCCATCTCCACAACCATTCTGAATTCAGCCTTCTTGATGGTGCATCCCGCATTGACGAAATGGTACAACTGGCAAAGGAAATGGGGATGGAGGCGGTAGCACTAACCGACCACGGCGCGATGTTCGGGGCGATAAAATTTTACCAGGCGGCGCAACGGGCAGGTGTAAAACCGATTATCGGGGCTGAAGTTTACATCGCCCCGCGCGACCGGCGCGAAAAAGAACATAACATCGAGGTCCCCGAAGCAAGTTTTCATCTCACCCTGCTGTGCGCCAACGAAACCGGGTACCGTAATCTGGTCAAACTGGTCTCGCTGGGCTACCTTGAAGGTTTTTACTATAAACCACGCATCGATAAAGAACTTTTAACCCGCTACCACTCCGGGCTCATCGCCCTTTCCGGCTGTTTGAAGGGTGAGGTCAACTGGTATCTTCTACGCCAGGACTCCGAATCGGCAATGAGCGCTGCCGCCCGTTATCAAGAAATCTTTGGCCGGGAAAACTTTTACCTTGAGGTAATGCGCACTGGCTTACCTGAACAGGAACAACTTATTCCTGATATTGTCGAATTAAGTCGCGCCCTTGACATTCCCATCGTCGCCACCAACGACTGTCACTACCTGAAGCCCGAAGACGCCCGGGCTCAGGATGTTCTCGTATGCCTGCAGACCAACAAAAGGCTAAAAGACAAAGAACGCCTGCGTCTTCCGGGCAGTGGATTCTATTTCCGCAGTGCAACCGAGATGCAAGAGCTTTTCCAAGACCTACCCGAGGCGGTATTAAACACCCGGGCGGTGGCAGAAAAGTGTGAATGTTATCTCGACCTTGAACACCGCCAGTTTCATCTGCCGGCGTTCAAACCTCCGGCGGAATTTGAAGACGAGTTTCGGTATCTCGTCCATCTCGTCAACAAAGGTGTCCGGCAACGCTATCGGTCTTTAAACCCCTCGATTGAAGAACGGCTAAAGTACGAACTGGATGTGATTCACCGGATGGGATTTGCCGGTTACTTCTTGATAGTTCACGACATCGTCCAGTTTGCGAAAAACAAGGGAATCCGTGTTGGACCGGGTCGAGGCTCTGCGGGCGGTTCGCTGGTTCTGTACTGCCTGGGTGTCACCGAGATTGACCCTTTGAAATACGGTCTGCTCTTTGAAAGGTTCTTGAACACCGAACGGATAACCCTGCCCGATGTTGACATTGACTTTGCTGATAGCCGGCGTCAGGAGGTGATTGATTACATCCGGGGGCGCTATGGCGAAGACTCCGTGACTCAGATAATCACTTTTGGAACTCTGGGCTCACGCGCCGTTATCCGCGATGTTGGCCGGGTGCTCGACATCCCGATATCGGAAGTTGACCCCATCGCCAAGCAAATTCCCCAGGGCAGCGAACTTGCTGCCGCCCTGAAGCAGGTTCCCGAACTTCAGTTTCTCATCCGCTCCAAACCCGAATACCAGACGATGTGGGAAATTGCCCTGAAACTCGAAGGGTTGTCCCGCCATGCCTCAGTCCACGCCTCAGCAGTGGTCATCACCCCCCGCCCCCTGCTGGAACTCATTCCGCTTTACAAAGTGCCCGGTGGTGAAACCTGCACCCAGTACGATATGTACACCCTCGATGACATCGGCATCCTGAAAATGGACATCCTGGGTTTAAGGACGCTAACGGTCATTGACGAAGCTGAAAAACTAATTCAGCAGCACACCCCGCAGTTCCGCATCGAAGATTTGGACTTCTCCGACCGGCGGAGTTACGAACTCCTGCAGCGCGGGGAGACGGTCGGGTTGTTCCAGTTAGAATCTGCCGGCATGCGCGACCTTTGCAAACGAACCCAGCCTGAAAAACTGGAGCATATCATTGACTTAATCGCCCTGTTCCGACCCGGACCAATGAATTTAATTCCCGAGTATATAGAGCGCAAAAAAGACCCCACCAAAATTAAATACGACCACCCCCTTCTTGAACCTTTCTGCCGCGACACCTTTGGTATCATCATCTATCAGGAGCAGGTAATGCAAGCCGCTCAGGCACTTGCCGGTTACACGCTGGGTCAAGCCGACATTCTCCGCCGGGCGATGGGCAAGAAAAAACCGGCGGAGATGGCAGCCCAGCGCGCAACCTTTATCGCCGGCTGTGAAAAGCAAACCGGCCTTTCCCGGGAACGCGCCGCGGCGATATTTGACCTCCTCGAGAAATTTGCCGGTTATGGCTTTAACAAATCCCATGCCGCCGGTTACGCCTGCCTTTCCTATATCACCGCCTATCTCAAAGCCAACTATCCAAAAGAGTTTATCGCTGCGGCACTGACGAGTGAATTGGGCGACTCTGACAAACTGGCGAAGTTTATCAACGAAGCACGGCGTATGGGCATTAAGGTGCTGAGTCCGGATGTGAACCAAAGCGCGGCGAAATTTACAATTGAAAAAGACGCCGTACGCTATGGACTTGCCGGCGTGAAAAATGTCGGCATTGGTGCCGCCGAGCTCATCGTTGAAGAACGACAGAAAAATGGACCGTACCAGAACCTCCTTGACTTTCTCGTCCGGACTCGGGGCAAAGTCAATCGCAAGGCGGTCGAATCGTTGATCAAAGCCGGTGCCTTTGACGCCTTCAATCCCGATCGGACCCAGTTGCTCACCGAACTGGAACCGTTATTGACCAAAGCCGCTTCCGAAAAACTGCTCTTTTACGACCGGCAGTTCCAACTGTTTGGTTCGGAAACAGACGAACCATCGGCTCCTCCGGTAACGGAGAAGATTACGCCCCGGACCGTCATCATCAACTATGAAAAGGAGGCATTTGGCTTTTACTTCTCTTCCCACCCACTCGAACGCTACCGACTGGAGTATAACGCCCTTGCCCTCACACCAATCGCCGAACTGGAAAATCTTGAAGAAGGAACATCGGTCGCTATTGGCGGTATTATCACCGCCCGCAAGGTCCGCAAAGACCGCCGGGAACGCGACTACTTTATCCTGACACTGGAAGATTTCAACTCCTCAGTGGAGGTAATGGCTTTCAGCAATGTCATTGAAACCTGCCGGGAAGCACTTGTCCCGGACAATATCGTCATCGTCCAGGGAAAGGTCAAAACTCGTGCCGCGGGTGACGCATCAGGCACGAGCGGTATCCCTCAGTTGTGGGCGGACACCGTCTACAACTTTGACCGTGCCCTGCAGTTTATCAAAAAGGTTGTCCTCGAACTGTTAGAAACCGAACTGGACGACAGCCTGGTCACAAAAATCCGGGAAACACTCAGCGCCTTTCCCGGCGAAGTACCGGTCGTAATCAGCCTTACTAAACCCGATAATGAAAAAAGGCGTCTTCTGTTAAAGAAGTACCCGGTGCGGCTGGAACCGAACCTTATTGCCGAACTCAGCAATCTTGTCGGTCCGGACCGCGTGCAACTTCTCGGCAGCCTGCCGCAATTAGAAACTCGAGGTTACCCGCGTGCCGGGCAACGGCGCACCCAGACCCGTTAA
- a CDS encoding LemA family protein, whose protein sequence is MVGIIIAVVIGLVVLFFIGTYNILVRSRNRVQNGWHQIDVQLKRRIDLIPNLVETVKGYAAHERAIFEKIAEARQQAISAKGPAEAARANNQLSETLKTLFAVVENYPDLKANQNFLKLQEELAHTENKISFARQFYNDVVMDYNNRVQMFPSNIVAGMFGFKPAEFYTVLEAERAAPKVQF, encoded by the coding sequence ATGGTCGGAATAATAATTGCAGTTGTCATTGGTCTTGTGGTGCTGTTTTTCATCGGCACTTACAACATACTGGTAAGAAGTCGAAATCGGGTTCAGAATGGCTGGCATCAGATTGATGTCCAGTTAAAACGGCGCATCGACCTGATTCCCAATCTTGTGGAAACGGTCAAAGGATATGCTGCCCATGAGCGTGCAATATTTGAAAAAATTGCCGAAGCCCGGCAACAGGCAATAAGCGCGAAAGGGCCTGCTGAGGCGGCAAGGGCAAACAACCAGTTGAGCGAAACGCTGAAGACACTGTTCGCAGTGGTGGAGAACTACCCGGACCTGAAGGCAAATCAGAACTTTCTGAAACTGCAGGAGGAGCTCGCCCATACTGAGAACAAAATCTCCTTTGCCCGGCAGTTTTACAACGATGTGGTTATGGACTACAACAATCGGGTGCAGATGTTTCCTTCAAACATCGTTGCCGGGATGTTTGGTTTTAAGCCGGCGGAGTTTTACACCGTGCTGGAAGCAGAGCGTGCGGCACCCAAGGTACAGTTTTAA
- the porA gene encoding pyruvate ferredoxin oxidoreductase, with amino-acid sequence MKQINPDVVAAYPITPSTEIVQLFSNYVSDGEVDTEFVAVESEHSAMTACIGAAACGCRVMTATASQGLALMHEMLFIAAGLRLPIVMAVASRSLSSPLNIHGDHSDSLASRDSGWMQFFCETVQEGYDTLIQAVKIAEKANLPALVAIDGFILSHCQERIETLDDQAVRDFLGVRQPQYNLLDWRNPILVGPATLQDYYFEFKRGEIEGMNQTLPIIQAVQEEFGKRFGRTYPVLEEYRCEDAEAVLLLMGSACGTCRVAVDRMRAQGKKVGMVKLRVYRPLVWQLLKESLSKFKRIGVLDRADAVNSYGGPLFTEVTSVLYDLKEKPQVYSYVYGLGGKEFSPDDAIAVYEQVLSGKKDELVTYVGVR; translated from the coding sequence ATGAAGCAGATTAACCCTGATGTGGTCGCAGCGTACCCGATTACCCCATCGACTGAGATTGTCCAGTTGTTCTCTAATTATGTTAGTGATGGTGAGGTTGATACCGAGTTTGTGGCGGTGGAGAGCGAACATTCCGCGATGACCGCCTGCATCGGTGCGGCGGCGTGTGGTTGTCGGGTGATGACGGCGACCGCTTCCCAGGGACTGGCACTGATGCACGAGATGCTTTTTATCGCTGCGGGGTTACGGTTGCCGATTGTGATGGCGGTTGCGTCCCGTTCGCTTTCTTCGCCTTTGAACATCCACGGTGACCATTCCGATTCCCTGGCGTCGCGGGATTCCGGCTGGATGCAGTTTTTCTGCGAAACGGTGCAAGAAGGCTATGATACACTTATTCAGGCGGTCAAAATTGCCGAAAAGGCGAATCTGCCGGCACTGGTGGCAATTGATGGGTTCATTCTTTCCCACTGTCAGGAGCGAATTGAAACTCTGGACGACCAGGCGGTGCGAGATTTTCTCGGGGTCCGGCAACCCCAGTACAATCTTCTGGACTGGCGGAACCCGATTCTTGTCGGTCCCGCGACATTACAGGATTACTACTTTGAGTTCAAACGGGGTGAGATTGAAGGGATGAACCAGACGCTACCAATTATCCAGGCGGTTCAGGAGGAGTTCGGCAAGCGTTTTGGCCGAACTTATCCCGTGCTTGAAGAGTACAGGTGTGAAGATGCCGAAGCGGTTTTGCTTTTGATGGGCTCAGCCTGCGGGACCTGCCGGGTTGCGGTTGACCGAATGCGGGCGCAAGGGAAAAAGGTCGGGATGGTGAAATTGCGAGTTTACCGGCCGCTGGTGTGGCAACTTTTAAAGGAAAGTCTGAGCAAGTTTAAGAGGATTGGTGTCCTCGACCGGGCGGATGCGGTTAACTCTTATGGTGGACCGTTGTTCACCGAAGTAACTTCAGTCCTTTATGACCTGAAGGAAAAGCCGCAGGTTTATTCCTATGTTTACGGCTTGGGTGGTAAGGAGTTTTCCCCGGACGATGCGATTGCGGTTTATGAGCAGGTCCTTTCGGGGAAAAAGGATGAACTGGTAACTTATGTGGGAGTGAGGTGA
- the ybgF gene encoding tol-pal system protein YbgF, translated as MTAGRQERSASQYLAAITSLLAVILFSGCGIQREFVRRGELLDSIALQVQRLEKEQMAQREALNRLRADALTGLEGVGARLNEVDAQLNDFGERLDRIGRRVGAWRGDLTPEAPARDESISVAVPETVNSGIDADRLYNTAYLDFTRGNYQVAIIGFRRFIKLFPASEMADNAQYWVGECFYSLGQLDSAETEFQRVIREYPQGNKVPAAIYKLGLVYQLQGKEGLAQKRFKEVVDKYPGTPEANLAQDKLKPER; from the coding sequence ATGACAGCCGGTAGGCAGGAACGGTCCGCCAGTCAATATCTGGCAGCCATCACAAGCCTGCTGGCTGTCATCTTATTTTCGGGTTGCGGTATCCAACGCGAGTTTGTACGGCGGGGTGAACTACTTGATTCGATAGCGTTGCAGGTGCAGCGGTTGGAAAAAGAGCAAATGGCGCAGCGCGAAGCGCTCAATCGACTGCGCGCCGATGCCCTGACCGGTCTGGAGGGTGTTGGGGCAAGGCTCAATGAGGTTGATGCGCAGTTAAACGACTTTGGCGAGCGGCTGGACCGAATTGGCAGGAGAGTCGGAGCCTGGCGCGGGGATTTAACTCCGGAAGCGCCGGCGCGCGACGAGTCAATATCGGTAGCCGTGCCCGAAACGGTAAATTCCGGGATTGATGCCGACCGGCTTTACAACACCGCATACCTCGACTTTACCCGGGGAAATTATCAGGTGGCGATAATCGGCTTTCGCCGTTTTATCAAGTTGTTTCCCGCGAGCGAGATGGCGGACAACGCCCAGTACTGGGTGGGCGAATGTTTTTATTCACTCGGACAACTGGACAGTGCCGAGACCGAGTTTCAACGGGTCATCAGGGAATATCCCCAGGGTAATAAGGTGCCGGCGGCGATATACAAGTTGGGTCTGGTTTATCAGTTGCAGGGCAAAGAGGGGCTTGCCCAGAAGAGGTTCAAAGAGGTGGTTGACAAGTATCCCGGGACACCAGAGGCAAATCTGGCTCAGGATAAGTTAAAGCCGGAACGGTAA
- a CDS encoding biopolymer transporter ExbD, with protein MKERRLKFLAEMNITSLADVSFTLMIIFLIAGVSAALSRQQGIDLDLPRTSRPEPQTRAGLVISVKADGQIFVGTKAVSMPGLAKAISDQLARGEYDRVYLHADRRVDYGTIIEILGIVREQGISNIGLTALPK; from the coding sequence ATGAAGGAGCGAAGGCTGAAATTTCTTGCCGAGATGAACATCACCTCACTGGCAGATGTCAGTTTTACCCTGATGATAATCTTTCTCATTGCCGGTGTCTCGGCCGCTTTGAGCCGGCAACAGGGTATTGACCTTGATTTGCCCCGGACGAGCCGGCCTGAACCGCAGACCCGTGCCGGTTTAGTAATCTCTGTTAAAGCAGACGGGCAAATTTTTGTTGGGACCAAAGCAGTTTCGATGCCGGGTCTGGCTAAAGCTATTTCCGACCAGTTGGCGCGCGGCGAGTATGACCGGGTTTATCTTCACGCCGACCGGCGGGTTGACTACGGAACGATAATCGAGATATTGGGTATTGTCCGAGAGCAGGGCATATCAAACATCGGGTTGACCGCACTGCCCAAATAA
- a CDS encoding OmpA family protein has translation MKRVTRVTIMMLAFMFALALMGCPKKCVKPAAEEPVVVEEPQVQVEEEITPTQVELNLQTIYFDFDKSDIRPGDATILQANADQIKKAVAAGQKFSVTIEGHCCPLGTSEYNMALGWRRAESAKSYLVKLGVDAGLLNTISYGEERLVTNDPNQYHLNRRCEFKTTAK, from the coding sequence ATGAAGAGAGTAACCAGAGTTACGATAATGATGCTGGCTTTTATGTTCGCACTGGCACTGATGGGGTGTCCGAAAAAGTGCGTGAAGCCGGCGGCTGAAGAACCGGTTGTGGTTGAAGAACCCCAAGTACAAGTAGAGGAAGAGATTACACCGACCCAGGTTGAGTTGAATCTCCAGACGATTTACTTTGACTTTGATAAGTCGGACATCAGACCGGGTGATGCAACAATCCTTCAGGCGAATGCCGACCAGATTAAGAAGGCGGTTGCGGCGGGACAGAAATTTTCGGTGACGATTGAGGGTCACTGCTGCCCGCTGGGTACATCAGAGTACAATATGGCATTGGGCTGGCGCCGGGCAGAGTCAGCAAAGTCCTATCTGGTTAAACTGGGCGTTGATGCCGGACTGCTCAACACCATCAGTTATGGTGAGGAGCGGCTTGTGACGAACGACCCGAACCAGTATCACCTGAACCGGCGCTGCGAGTTCAAGACAACCGCGAAGTAA
- the pyrE gene encoding orotate phosphoribosyltransferase encodes MNDDFARLLRDAGALREGHFLLTSGLHSARYFEKFRILERPELCERFARAIGERFQRAGVTLVCGPTTGGVIVAYEVARQMGCRCIIAEKSESGRKIGRGFSVGSSDRVLIVDDVLTTGGSIKETFGALESTGAQVVGVGVFIDRSFGTNFPVPFFATYQEQVVNYQPDDCPLCKAGVPLESPGRSGKG; translated from the coding sequence ATGAATGACGATTTTGCCCGTTTGTTGCGCGATGCCGGGGCGTTGCGTGAAGGCCATTTTCTTTTGACTTCAGGGCTCCATTCCGCAAGGTATTTCGAAAAGTTTCGGATTCTTGAACGGCCCGAACTGTGTGAGCGTTTTGCCCGGGCGATTGGAGAACGGTTTCAGCGTGCTGGGGTTACCCTGGTTTGCGGGCCAACGACCGGTGGGGTGATTGTTGCTTATGAAGTAGCACGCCAGATGGGCTGTCGCTGTATCATTGCCGAAAAGTCAGAGTCCGGTCGGAAGATTGGCCGGGGGTTTTCGGTTGGTAGTTCAGACCGGGTCTTGATTGTGGACGATGTGTTAACCACCGGCGGGTCAATTAAAGAAACCTTTGGGGCACTTGAGTCGACGGGCGCACAAGTTGTTGGTGTGGGCGTATTTATTGACCGCTCTTTCGGCACTAATTTCCCGGTGCCCTTTTTTGCAACTTATCAGGAGCAGGTGGTAAACTACCAGCCCGATGACTGCCCCTTATGCAAGGCAGGGGTTCCACTTGAATCACCGGGCAGAAGTGGCAAGGGTTAA